From the genome of Adlercreutzia equolifaciens DSM 19450:
GCAACGACGCGAAAGGGGCGGCTACTGGCCGTTCTTGGTGGGATCCTCGAAGCGGTAGCCCACGCCATGCACGGTGTGGAGCCACTTCGGGTTGCGGGGGTTGTCGCCGATCTTGGCGCGCAGGTTCTTCACGTGGGAGTCGATGGTGCGCTCGTAGCCCTCGAAGTCGTAGCCGAGCACCTTCTCGACGAGCTCCATGCGGCTGTACACGCGACCGGGGTAGCGGGACAGCGTGGTGAGCAGCTTGAACTCGCTGGCAGTGAGATCGATCTCCTCGCCGGAGACGAGCACCTTGTGGCCGGACACATCGATGGTCAGCTCGCCGAACTCGAGCACCTCGCGCTGGGGCTCGGAATCGGCGTGCACGCGGCGCAGCAGCGCGCGGGAACGGGCCACCAGCTCGCGGGGGCTGAAGGGCTTCACCAGGTAGTCGTCGGCGCCCAGCTCCAGACCGATGATGCGGTCTTCCACCTCGCCCTTGGCCGTCAGCATGATGATCGGCACATCGGAGGTGTCGCGGATCACGCGGCAGACGCGCTCGCCCGGCACGCGGGGAAGCATGAGGTCCAGAATGACCAGATCGAAGTGATGCTTCTGGAACTCTTCCAGGGCGTCCTGGCCGTCGCCGACGGCGGTCACCCAGTAGTTCTCGCGCTCCAAATAGGCCGTCACCGCATCGCGGATGGCCTTCTCGTCTTCAACCAGAAGAATGCGTCGCGTCTCGTTGCTCATGGGGATACTCTCCTTGCATGTTCGCTTGCAGTTCCTAGGATGCCAAAGCTTCATTGCGCTGACCTGCGATTTCATCAGTTGACAGCGCATATATCAGCCCAGCAGTCGTGTTTGCGTTTATTGTAGCGTTTGCCTTCGTATGGTCGCCGAGGCGTATGCGAAATGACACAATAGTCCCATGCCCCAGAGAAGATCCGCGCCCACGCGGCGCGTTGCAACAAAACAACCCACATCCCTCTCCTTGCCCGGAGGCCACGAGGTCTTGCTGACGCGCCGTCATTTCCTCTACGGCGTGGCGGGCGTGGCCGCGCTGGCCGCCGTGGGCGGCGGGGCCGCTTGGGCAGCCGGGCGCTCCGGCGACGACGACGCCCTGAAAACCCTTAAGGTGCCCGAAAACGCCGTCACCGCGCAGACCGACTTGGAAGAGATGGAAAACTATGAGGACGCCGTCACGCTGGCCGGCTCGGCGAAGCTGCCCTTCGGCACGCTCGTCTGGTGCAGCGACGACGCCGTTGCCGCCTGCCTGCTTCCCACGGAAACCGCCAAGCCCCTGGCCGAGGTGGGGCTCCTCGACCTGTCCTCAGCCGAGTGCACCACCATCATCGAGCATGCCGTGGGCGAGGCCGAGGGTTTCGAGATTTACGATGTGCGCGCGAACAGCGCCGGCGTCGTCTGGACCGAAGCCGACATCCTGGACAATGTCTGGCGCGTGTACGCGGCATCGCTTTCCGGCACAACGCTGGGCGAGCCGCAGCTGCTCGACGAGGGCGACGTGAACTGGGAGATGCCCACCTTGGCCGTCGCCGCCGGCTACGCTTTCTGGCAGCGCCTTCCGCAGCTCGACGGCAACGCCCGCGTGGAAGATTCTCGGCTTTTGCGCGCCGCCTTCGGCACGACCGATTCCCAGGTAGTGTATGCCTCTCAGGGACGCGTGGCCTGCGCGCCCACCTCCTGCGGAGACAGTCTCGCGCTGGCGCCCCGCGCCCGCACAAGCGGCACCTACTACCAGCTCACCCACCTGGACGCCGCCACCGGCGAGGTTACCGACGCCTGCGTTCTGCCCTCGTCCATGAAGCCGATGGAATGCGGCTGGGGAAAAACCGGCTTCAGCTTCGCCTTCGACGGCATTTACAACTACGGCGAGGGTATCGCGAATTTGGGCACCTACTTGCCCATGGAATCCCCCGAGGCCGCCTCGCTCGTGGCAGCCAACACGGAGGAAGCCGCTGCCGAGACGGGTGAGGCAGACGCCGCCGCGCCGTACCTGCCCATCGCCTGCGCCAACCCCG
Proteins encoded in this window:
- a CDS encoding twin-arginine translocation signal domain-containing protein, producing MLTRRHFLYGVAGVAALAAVGGGAAWAAGRSGDDDALKTLKVPENAVTAQTDLEEMENYEDAVTLAGSAKLPFGTLVWCSDDAVAACLLPTETAKPLAEVGLLDLSSAECTTIIEHAVGEAEGFEIYDVRANSAGVVWTEADILDNVWRVYAASLSGTTLGEPQLLDEGDVNWEMPTLAVAAGYAFWQRLPQLDGNARVEDSRLLRAAFGTTDSQVVYASQGRVACAPTSCGDSLALAPRARTSGTYYQLTHLDAATGEVTDACVLPSSMKPMECGWGKTGFSFAFDGIYNYGEGIANLGTYLPMESPEAASLVAANTEEAAAETGEADAAAPYLPIACANPGTEAYSAVPWFHFAANPLSPPCWCGNWLMVRGGSFVVAIDLAGRRYVKLPLEEGSGDYNDFLASTHMGTRAVTYCNVDYTPIGGEQQKHCLVRIWEPAA
- a CDS encoding response regulator transcription factor, whose amino-acid sequence is MSNETRRILLVEDEKAIRDAVTAYLERENYWVTAVGDGQDALEEFQKHHFDLVILDLMLPRVPGERVCRVIRDTSDVPIIMLTAKGEVEDRIIGLELGADDYLVKPFSPRELVARSRALLRRVHADSEPQREVLEFGELTIDVSGHKVLVSGEEIDLTASEFKLLTTLSRYPGRVYSRMELVEKVLGYDFEGYERTIDSHVKNLRAKIGDNPRNPKWLHTVHGVGYRFEDPTKNGQ